From Herbiconiux flava, one genomic window encodes:
- a CDS encoding J domain-containing protein, which produces MAADDYYRLLGVSRSADAKEIQRAYRKLARRYHPDVNKETGAEDRFKEISEAYHVLADPDSRAQYDRFGPDFRQYAAGAEREHASQTRAGAAGGGGRTRARPGPSGYTWSSAQGGAGPGSASVDWGDLFGDVFGSMRGMDNEATLELTVEEAFRGGARTVVVSGPDGGRQTFDIQIPAGVLDGQRMRVTGGGGAGRDDGGAGDLVVTFRVRPDRHLRLDGKNIEMDLPISPWEAALGTSVSTRAPGGPITVRVPPGSSSGRRLRLKGQGMPQSGGKPGDLFAKVKIMVPPHLTDRERELFETLGHESAYDPRAAS; this is translated from the coding sequence GTGGCGGCCGACGACTACTACCGACTGCTCGGCGTCTCGCGATCGGCCGACGCCAAGGAGATCCAGCGCGCCTACCGCAAACTGGCCCGCAGGTACCACCCCGACGTCAACAAGGAGACCGGAGCGGAAGACCGGTTCAAGGAGATCAGCGAGGCCTACCACGTGCTGGCCGATCCCGATTCGCGGGCGCAGTACGACCGGTTCGGGCCGGACTTCCGTCAGTACGCCGCGGGAGCCGAGCGCGAGCACGCCTCGCAGACGCGGGCCGGCGCGGCGGGGGGCGGCGGCCGAACCCGAGCGCGCCCCGGGCCTTCGGGATACACCTGGTCGAGCGCTCAAGGCGGCGCCGGGCCGGGCAGCGCCTCCGTCGACTGGGGAGACCTCTTCGGCGACGTCTTCGGCTCGATGCGGGGAATGGACAACGAAGCCACCCTCGAGCTCACCGTCGAGGAGGCCTTCCGCGGGGGTGCCCGAACGGTCGTCGTCTCGGGCCCCGACGGCGGCCGCCAGACCTTCGACATCCAGATCCCGGCGGGCGTCCTCGACGGCCAACGGATGCGCGTGACCGGCGGCGGGGGCGCGGGCCGGGACGACGGCGGGGCCGGCGACCTCGTCGTCACGTTCCGCGTGCGGCCCGACCGTCATCTGCGGCTCGACGGGAAGAACATCGAGATGGACCTGCCGATCTCGCCCTGGGAGGCCGCGCTCGGGACGAGCGTCTCGACCCGGGCTCCCGGCGGCCCGATCACCGTGCGGGTTCCGCCCGGCTCGTCCAGCGGCCGCCGCCTGAGGCTGAAGGGTCAGGGCATGCCGCAGTCCGGCGGGAAGCCGGGCGACCTCTTCGCGAAGGTGAAGATCATGGTCCCGCCGCACCTCACCGACCGTGAACGCGAGCTCTTCGAGACGCTCGGGCACGAGTCCGCCTACGATCCGAGGGCCGCATCATGA
- a CDS encoding DUF4145 domain-containing protein translates to MASSLGALHGWLTTHEWPRVACPICDIGSVGFEKAHHYPDRESQAHLDHERHYGGPYEELTGWFSGSLKCNEPKCGQVLAMSGKWGYFVNDGDPKYGQMGDAYWIQYVTPPLLLFRVPDRAPQAVMTAVTAASELLWVNPSAAANQLRQGIEALLTAKRIPKTVKTAKGKRERLSTHRRIQLYKAVQPRVGEALEAVKWIGNSGSHEAVITPSNVLEGAEILELALRDLFDQTDQQLMAKVRQINKRKKI, encoded by the coding sequence ATGGCAAGTTCACTCGGCGCCCTACACGGATGGCTGACGACGCATGAGTGGCCCCGCGTGGCCTGCCCCATTTGCGATATCGGATCAGTCGGCTTCGAGAAGGCACATCACTATCCCGACCGAGAATCTCAGGCCCACCTCGATCATGAACGACACTATGGCGGCCCCTACGAGGAGCTCACGGGGTGGTTCTCCGGGTCCCTTAAGTGCAACGAGCCGAAGTGCGGTCAGGTTCTAGCAATGTCCGGGAAGTGGGGTTACTTCGTGAACGATGGCGACCCCAAGTATGGCCAGATGGGCGATGCCTACTGGATCCAGTACGTGACCCCGCCTCTGTTGCTGTTCCGCGTCCCGGACAGAGCACCACAAGCCGTTATGACCGCTGTCACTGCCGCGTCCGAGTTGCTGTGGGTAAACCCGAGTGCTGCCGCGAACCAGCTCCGTCAGGGCATCGAAGCCTTACTGACAGCCAAGAGGATTCCGAAAACGGTGAAAACCGCGAAGGGCAAGCGCGAGCGTCTCTCAACCCATCGTCGGATACAGCTTTACAAGGCCGTACAGCCACGGGTAGGCGAGGCGCTCGAAGCCGTGAAGTGGATAGGCAACAGTGGTTCTCACGAAGCTGTCATCACGCCCTCGAATGTGCTCGAAGGAGCCGAGATTCTCGAGTTGGCACTTCGGGATCTTTTCGACCAGACCGACCAGCAGCTGATGGCGAAGGTACGACAGATCAACAAGCGCAAGAAGATCTGA
- the dnaK gene encoding molecular chaperone DnaK, translated as MAKAVGIDLGTTNSVIAVWEGGEAKVIPNAEGARTTPSVVAFTDTGERLVGQLARRQAILNPKGTISSAKRFIGRNFDEIDEEAKAVGFDIAAGPNGEARFTIRDKLHSPEEISALVLRKLVDDAAKFLGEKVTEAVITVPAYFNDAQRTATKDAGRIAGLEVLRIINEPTAAALAYGMDKKEHETVLVFDLGGGTFDVSLLDVGDGVVEVRSTAGDTHLGGDDFDRRVVDYLADEFQKLEGIDLRKDPQALQRLFEAAEKAKVELSTVSQTQVSLPFITADADGPKHLTTTLKRATFENITADLVERCLGPVRQAMEDAKVTANDIDEVILVGGSTRIPAVQNLVKRLTGGKDPNMTVNPDEVVAVGAAIQAGVLKGEVSDVLLLDVTPLSLGVETRGGVMTKIIERNTTIPARRSEVFSTAQDSQDSVEIVVLQGERERAADNRVLGRFTLTGIRPAPRGEPQVEVTFDIDADGILNVKARDKDTGAEQGITISGTTNLDQSEIERMVREAEQNRGEDQRLREDIDARNELDAAAYRVERTLTEHGDSVPQHERARAEMLIGQARDAVGREVSAAEARELTSELQQMDAALSVARASDAPSSENHTEDDSDDDDVVDAEFDRS; from the coding sequence ATGGCCAAGGCAGTGGGCATCGACCTCGGCACCACGAACTCGGTGATCGCGGTTTGGGAAGGGGGAGAGGCGAAAGTCATCCCCAACGCGGAAGGTGCTCGCACCACTCCATCGGTGGTGGCGTTCACCGACACGGGTGAGCGACTCGTGGGGCAGCTCGCCCGGCGGCAGGCGATCCTGAATCCGAAAGGAACGATCTCGTCGGCCAAGCGCTTCATCGGGCGGAATTTCGACGAGATCGACGAGGAGGCCAAGGCGGTCGGCTTCGACATCGCAGCCGGGCCGAACGGCGAGGCGCGATTCACGATCCGTGACAAGCTCCACTCGCCGGAGGAGATCAGCGCGCTCGTGCTGCGCAAGCTCGTCGACGACGCCGCCAAGTTCCTCGGCGAGAAGGTGACCGAGGCGGTCATCACGGTTCCCGCCTACTTCAACGACGCCCAGCGCACCGCGACGAAGGATGCCGGCCGCATCGCCGGCCTCGAAGTGCTCCGCATCATCAACGAGCCGACCGCGGCCGCCCTCGCCTACGGCATGGACAAGAAAGAGCACGAGACGGTGCTCGTGTTCGACCTCGGCGGCGGCACCTTCGACGTGAGCCTCCTGGATGTCGGTGACGGCGTAGTGGAGGTGCGCTCGACGGCCGGCGACACCCATCTCGGCGGGGACGACTTCGACCGTCGCGTGGTCGACTACCTCGCCGATGAGTTTCAGAAGCTGGAGGGCATCGACCTCCGCAAGGACCCGCAGGCCCTCCAGCGCTTGTTCGAGGCGGCCGAGAAGGCCAAGGTCGAGCTCAGCACCGTGAGTCAGACGCAGGTCAGTCTGCCGTTCATCACGGCGGATGCCGACGGCCCGAAACATCTGACGACGACGCTGAAGCGCGCCACGTTCGAGAACATCACCGCCGACCTCGTGGAGCGCTGCCTCGGCCCGGTGCGGCAGGCGATGGAGGACGCGAAGGTCACCGCCAACGACATCGACGAGGTGATCCTGGTCGGAGGTTCGACGAGGATTCCAGCGGTGCAGAACCTCGTCAAACGACTCACCGGGGGCAAGGACCCCAACATGACCGTCAATCCCGATGAGGTGGTGGCCGTCGGTGCCGCGATCCAGGCGGGCGTCTTGAAGGGCGAGGTCAGCGACGTCCTCCTGCTCGACGTGACACCGCTCTCGCTGGGCGTCGAGACGCGCGGCGGCGTGATGACGAAGATCATCGAGCGCAACACCACTATCCCGGCTCGCCGAAGCGAGGTGTTCTCCACCGCTCAGGACAGCCAGGACTCGGTCGAGATCGTGGTGCTGCAGGGCGAGCGGGAGCGGGCAGCCGACAACCGGGTGCTCGGACGCTTCACCCTGACCGGCATCCGGCCGGCCCCGCGCGGCGAACCCCAGGTCGAAGTCACCTTCGACATCGACGCGGACGGCATCCTGAACGTGAAGGCCCGCGATAAGGACACCGGTGCCGAGCAGGGCATCACGATTAGCGGCACCACGAATCTCGATCAGTCCGAGATCGAGCGTATGGTCCGGGAGGCCGAGCAGAATCGCGGCGAGGACCAGCGGCTGCGTGAGGACATCGACGCCCGGAACGAGCTCGACGCCGCCGCGTACCGGGTCGAGCGCACGCTCACCGAGCATGGCGATTCCGTGCCGCAGCATGAGCGCGCTCGGGCCGAGATGCTGATCGGGCAGGCACGAGACGCCGTCGGCCGCGAGGTCTCGGCGGCTGAAGCGCGCGAGTTGACCAGTGAGTTGCAGCAGATGGATGCCGCGCTGTCCGTCGCCCGGGCATCCGATGCGCCGTCCTCCGAGAATCACACCGAGGACGATTCCGACGACGACGACGTCGTCGACGCCGAGTTCGATCGAAGCTGA
- a CDS encoding tetratricopeptide repeat protein has product MAGLLDLFDRAQADRRPVWVSLEAPTGWGKTRIAREFYSALAQSRQTEPAYWPSAIATDHAKVSERRKAINPPDFEHVPMSRPDYLWWGIACGRRNGTATESLLQDVGVLRKHIDHLENAWWYRAGFVEKFAYPAFLALRAKVLEEGRTAVVDFGVTKAAEMVGGALPGFSAMSWLIRKGVAGTRAARARSKNLRSAEGIVYRPSEVDEVESFLTKIAPLVPVVLVVEDVHDADELLLDLLERLIRRDAPVMILTTGWPGFVDADPGLVRVMQSAGERLIRIDEESTTLPHPFPPEASLRALDTADLESIVHARHAQVGAATRDALVSTYRNPFALELVLETYGDPDDDVLEIDPRDLERLSGKVEDLYKTAWERLSDPDREALTLATLAIPAIVSADAGADRSWDREMLATALAQLGDDHGDRVTGRSVIDRAWVRTVDEIFCQFHDVAQMKLAANDFAKAPRRLQVRRALIEQAKDLIADRDAPAHRAAQAGRLLLAYRAELDDRESVDASRALLGVLGDLHQENRAIESLGDEALPRLDLRDQRDRELQWTFAQTQRQLGNPRRAIELLDELLSVEQDVYGPDASEVLGTRRSIASAMALDGRPQAAVAMLEAVLAQQLTTRAESDADVLDTRAELALALSESDRPSDAIQVTEDILATQANTLGSDSADLITTRGRLASALADSGRAAEALPLWEQVATALAARSGRDSPDALAARSSVARATEDSIGAQAAIGLFTEQLADERRVLGPDDPRVLTTRENLARSTDDAGDHAKAAALYQALADDKARLQI; this is encoded by the coding sequence GTGGCCGGCCTCCTCGACCTGTTCGATCGAGCACAGGCAGACCGGCGGCCCGTCTGGGTCTCGCTGGAGGCACCGACCGGCTGGGGCAAGACGCGCATCGCCCGGGAGTTCTACTCCGCGCTGGCGCAGTCGCGCCAGACCGAGCCGGCGTACTGGCCCTCGGCGATCGCCACCGATCACGCCAAGGTCTCGGAACGACGCAAGGCCATCAACCCTCCCGACTTCGAGCACGTGCCGATGAGCCGACCGGACTACCTGTGGTGGGGAATCGCCTGCGGCAGGCGCAACGGCACGGCAACCGAGTCGCTGCTGCAGGACGTCGGCGTGCTGCGCAAGCACATCGACCATCTCGAGAACGCGTGGTGGTACCGGGCGGGCTTCGTGGAGAAGTTCGCCTACCCCGCGTTCCTCGCGCTCCGTGCGAAGGTGCTCGAGGAGGGCAGGACCGCGGTCGTCGACTTCGGCGTCACGAAAGCCGCTGAGATGGTCGGGGGCGCGCTTCCGGGTTTCTCGGCGATGAGCTGGCTGATCCGCAAGGGGGTGGCGGGGACGAGAGCTGCCCGGGCCCGCAGCAAGAACCTCAGGAGCGCAGAGGGGATCGTGTACCGGCCCTCCGAGGTGGACGAGGTGGAGTCGTTCCTCACCAAGATCGCCCCTCTGGTTCCCGTCGTGCTCGTCGTGGAGGACGTGCATGACGCCGATGAGCTTCTCCTCGACCTGCTCGAGCGTTTGATCCGCCGCGATGCCCCGGTGATGATCCTGACGACCGGATGGCCGGGGTTCGTCGACGCCGACCCCGGCCTCGTGCGCGTCATGCAGAGTGCGGGCGAGCGGTTGATCCGCATCGACGAGGAGTCGACGACTCTTCCGCACCCGTTCCCACCCGAGGCGTCGCTGCGCGCCCTGGACACCGCAGACCTCGAATCGATCGTGCACGCGCGTCACGCGCAGGTCGGTGCGGCCACCCGGGACGCGCTGGTCTCCACCTACCGCAATCCGTTCGCGCTCGAACTGGTGCTGGAGACGTACGGCGACCCCGACGACGACGTGCTCGAGATCGATCCGAGAGATCTCGAGCGGCTGTCGGGCAAGGTGGAGGATCTCTACAAGACGGCGTGGGAGCGGCTCAGCGATCCCGACCGCGAGGCCTTGACGCTGGCGACCCTCGCCATCCCCGCCATTGTCTCGGCCGATGCGGGCGCCGACCGATCGTGGGATCGGGAGATGCTGGCGACCGCGCTCGCGCAACTCGGCGACGACCACGGCGATCGCGTCACGGGGAGGAGTGTGATCGACCGCGCCTGGGTGCGCACGGTCGACGAGATCTTCTGCCAGTTCCACGACGTGGCGCAGATGAAGCTCGCAGCCAACGACTTCGCGAAGGCGCCTCGACGGCTGCAGGTGCGGCGTGCACTCATCGAGCAGGCCAAGGACCTCATCGCCGATCGCGACGCTCCTGCGCATCGAGCGGCGCAGGCCGGCCGGCTGTTGCTGGCCTACCGAGCTGAACTCGACGACCGCGAGTCCGTCGACGCGAGTCGCGCGCTGCTCGGCGTTCTCGGCGATCTGCACCAGGAGAACCGGGCGATCGAGAGCTTGGGCGATGAGGCCCTCCCTCGACTCGACCTGCGCGACCAGCGCGACCGCGAGCTGCAGTGGACCTTCGCTCAGACGCAGCGACAACTCGGCAACCCGAGGCGAGCGATCGAGCTGCTCGACGAGCTCCTGAGCGTGGAACAGGACGTCTACGGGCCGGACGCCTCGGAGGTTCTGGGGACTCGCCGGTCGATCGCGAGCGCCATGGCGCTCGACGGGCGACCACAGGCCGCCGTAGCGATGCTCGAAGCGGTGCTGGCTCAGCAGCTGACCACACGCGCTGAGTCCGACGCCGACGTGCTCGACACCCGGGCAGAGCTGGCCCTCGCCCTCTCGGAATCCGACCGCCCGTCGGACGCCATCCAGGTCACGGAAGACATCCTCGCCACCCAGGCGAACACTCTGGGTAGCGACAGCGCGGACCTCATCACCACCCGCGGCCGATTGGCCTCGGCGCTCGCGGACTCGGGTCGGGCGGCGGAGGCACTTCCCCTCTGGGAGCAGGTGGCCACCGCACTCGCCGCGAGGTCGGGCCGAGACAGTCCCGACGCACTCGCCGCGAGGTCGAGCGTGGCTCGCGCCACCGAGGACTCCATCGGTGCGCAAGCGGCGATCGGGCTGTTCACCGAGCAGCTCGCCGACGAGCGCCGGGTGCTCGGCCCAGACGATCCCCGCGTGCTCACCACGCGCGAGAACCTCGCTCGATCCACCGACGACGCCGGCGACCATGCCAAGGCAGCTGCCCTGTATCAGGCTCTCGCAGACGACAAGGCGCGACTCCAGATCTGA
- a CDS encoding chaperone modulator CbpM produces the protein MSSPLLPALPPRLDIGMVAAASGTHPELVARFVELGLVPAHRDGAGRLWFDPTAPGLVRRIVRLHADLSLNYTAVALVIDLLARIDVLESWRRVIRSGKGTPPWR, from the coding sequence ATGAGCTCTCCGCTGCTTCCGGCGCTCCCACCCCGCCTCGACATCGGGATGGTCGCTGCCGCCTCCGGCACCCACCCCGAACTCGTCGCCCGGTTCGTCGAGCTCGGCCTCGTCCCGGCGCACCGGGACGGCGCGGGGCGGTTGTGGTTCGACCCGACCGCACCCGGACTGGTGCGGCGGATCGTGCGGCTGCACGCCGACCTGTCGCTCAACTATACCGCCGTCGCCCTCGTCATCGACCTGCTCGCCCGCATCGATGTGCTCGAGAGCTGGCGCCGGGTGATCCGTTCCGGAAAGGGGACTCCACCATGGAGATGA
- a CDS encoding HEPN domain-containing protein encodes MSERFAGSWWNPAIPGVRFPGVLKINGRGAPTLHFSSPAYGIEAYGLDVPTLHGNLDDGTDVTLWAVGWHPIQHQPAVDGDGDDDRQQWKRTLSTAVLGANLQSVGSTLFSRSAVRFTNLDMWSRHPTIVDHDAPAPEHPQAQVTPYGEEYRVTIGIENPQVVRRQAAGYDSINQGSGDDAAITFDVVPAAPLAFHDHLAMDARNLLTFSYQAAAHITAQYATTGDGQPVRIYRQRPSRKSSRRVHRSNMIITANTSDPVEIFSRWWAATKDYYPLPQILAGRFYTRFAFLEHHVISAISALEATYDRLGHLTSAPMDNDLFHARKQWHIDNEPDEEFRRLLIGIGNRQSLRRKLKAIYRDLSEPLVKESGTDPKKWVEDVMEVRDLLAHTGSHVPGVSDSAESILARVDRDTRAVLALLLCRFLDMESATLSRAASVLSQSGPLVRADSMPGDM; translated from the coding sequence GTGAGTGAGCGATTCGCGGGAAGCTGGTGGAACCCGGCCATACCGGGTGTTCGCTTTCCCGGAGTATTGAAGATCAACGGGCGAGGAGCCCCAACCCTTCACTTCAGTTCTCCCGCCTACGGGATAGAAGCCTATGGGCTTGACGTGCCGACACTGCACGGCAACCTCGATGACGGCACGGACGTCACCTTATGGGCGGTCGGATGGCACCCGATCCAACACCAGCCGGCCGTCGACGGCGACGGCGATGACGACCGCCAGCAGTGGAAGCGGACGCTGAGCACAGCTGTGCTCGGCGCTAATCTTCAGAGCGTGGGGAGCACCCTCTTTTCCAGGAGTGCAGTCCGGTTCACGAACCTCGACATGTGGAGTCGGCACCCAACGATCGTTGACCATGACGCCCCGGCGCCTGAGCACCCTCAAGCTCAGGTGACTCCCTACGGTGAGGAGTACCGCGTCACCATCGGCATCGAGAATCCCCAGGTCGTTCGTCGTCAGGCCGCCGGGTACGACTCGATCAATCAGGGGTCTGGTGATGACGCAGCCATCACCTTCGATGTAGTGCCAGCAGCGCCACTTGCGTTTCACGACCATCTTGCGATGGACGCTCGGAACCTGCTGACGTTCAGCTATCAAGCCGCCGCACACATCACTGCTCAGTATGCCACGACAGGGGACGGCCAGCCCGTCCGCATCTACCGGCAGAGACCGTCACGTAAAAGCAGCCGCCGCGTGCACCGCTCGAACATGATCATCACCGCGAACACATCAGACCCGGTGGAAATCTTCTCCCGGTGGTGGGCGGCCACGAAGGACTACTACCCCTTGCCGCAGATCCTGGCTGGCCGCTTCTACACACGGTTCGCGTTTCTCGAGCACCACGTCATCAGCGCTATCTCAGCCCTCGAAGCCACCTACGATCGGCTCGGACACTTGACCTCGGCGCCGATGGATAACGACCTGTTCCATGCCCGCAAGCAGTGGCACATCGATAACGAGCCCGACGAAGAGTTCCGTCGACTCCTCATCGGGATAGGCAACCGCCAGTCGCTCCGGCGAAAGCTCAAAGCCATCTATCGGGACCTCTCTGAACCGTTGGTGAAGGAGTCCGGCACCGACCCCAAGAAGTGGGTAGAGGACGTCATGGAGGTTCGCGACCTGCTCGCTCACACGGGGTCGCATGTTCCCGGCGTCAGCGATAGTGCCGAGTCGATTTTGGCGCGCGTCGATCGCGACACACGAGCCGTCCTCGCCCTACTGCTGTGCCGCTTCCTGGATATGGAGAGTGCCACGCTCTCGCGCGCAGCATCCGTGCTGTCGCAGTCCGGGCCTCTCGTGCGTGCCGACTCGATGCCGGGCGACATGTGA
- a CDS encoding PucR family transcriptional regulator produces the protein MCALSDPEIVAQADLDAKARSGLYDLFRVGSTMFERPTARRTLRLASVSAKAISGCAVPAAYIAQGGRLARHSGRADRRLDLLVEERAGTSGVLENGRGWSYALFFRGTGAVRGALVLRRAAEPSPEAMFLLGALAEPTGAALATAELIDRERRQAHELRQLGQTQKGANRTLTATIQRLDTYQRVRDTLAAAARTENGETQVVSALSALTGRSVVLQDSFGTERILVRVGDCVAPPDLRATTSGTANAAARAGWHSTAVCADGELVGVIGIYDPDDERSDDDRFAVEHASAVIAVELEHQRSVAAVEIRLGRNLADDLVLGADIVEARARAEMLGFDLSGLQRAVLVSWEQPSPNGVDIGAALGHDLIAMRVPALISRRTDTVLAVVAADADLSSLHRRLSSTVFSERGTIGVGGRCVADDLPRSYAEAGRALKIRIESARPFGLSHHDDLGLLRILDTSNDGLELNRYLDEWLGALLEHDREHHSDLVHTLTLYLDSGGNYDRAADALTIHRSTLRYRLGRIRELSGRDLTDPENRLNLHIAVRVQAALRGGLR, from the coding sequence ATGTGCGCACTGAGCGACCCAGAGATAGTCGCGCAAGCCGACCTGGATGCCAAGGCACGGTCGGGCCTGTACGACCTCTTCAGAGTGGGTTCGACGATGTTCGAGCGGCCGACCGCGCGCCGAACGCTCCGCCTCGCATCCGTCTCGGCCAAGGCGATCTCCGGATGCGCGGTCCCCGCCGCGTACATCGCCCAGGGAGGTCGTCTCGCCCGCCATTCCGGCAGAGCCGACCGGCGGCTCGACCTGCTGGTGGAGGAGCGCGCCGGGACGAGCGGGGTGCTGGAGAACGGCCGGGGCTGGAGCTACGCCCTCTTCTTCCGGGGCACCGGTGCGGTCAGGGGTGCCCTGGTGCTCCGCAGGGCAGCCGAACCGTCACCCGAGGCGATGTTCCTGCTCGGCGCGCTGGCGGAGCCGACCGGTGCGGCGCTGGCGACAGCCGAGTTGATCGACCGGGAACGCCGCCAGGCTCACGAATTGCGGCAGCTCGGTCAGACTCAGAAGGGCGCCAACCGCACCCTGACGGCGACGATCCAGCGGCTCGACACGTACCAGAGGGTGCGGGATACCTTGGCCGCGGCGGCCCGTACCGAAAACGGTGAGACCCAGGTCGTCTCGGCCTTGAGCGCGCTCACGGGACGATCGGTGGTGCTCCAGGACTCCTTCGGCACGGAACGCATTCTGGTCAGGGTCGGCGACTGCGTTGCGCCGCCCGACCTCCGGGCAACCACTAGTGGCACGGCGAACGCCGCGGCACGGGCGGGATGGCATTCGACCGCGGTCTGCGCCGACGGCGAACTCGTCGGCGTGATCGGCATCTACGATCCGGATGACGAGCGGAGCGACGACGATCGATTTGCCGTCGAGCACGCGAGTGCGGTGATCGCCGTCGAGCTCGAACACCAGCGCAGTGTCGCCGCAGTCGAGATCCGCTTGGGTCGCAATCTCGCCGACGATCTCGTCCTCGGTGCCGACATCGTCGAAGCCCGTGCTCGCGCCGAGATGCTCGGCTTCGATCTCAGCGGCCTGCAACGCGCTGTGCTCGTGTCCTGGGAGCAGCCCTCCCCGAACGGTGTCGACATCGGGGCGGCCCTGGGCCACGACCTGATCGCCATGCGCGTGCCAGCTCTCATCTCGCGCCGGACGGACACCGTGCTCGCGGTCGTCGCTGCCGACGCCGACCTCTCCAGCCTTCACAGGCGGTTGTCGTCGACGGTGTTCAGCGAACGAGGCACGATCGGAGTGGGAGGGCGCTGCGTCGCCGACGATCTGCCGCGCTCCTACGCCGAGGCCGGCAGGGCCCTGAAGATCCGGATCGAGTCAGCTCGGCCATTCGGTCTCTCCCACCACGACGATCTCGGCCTGCTCCGAATCCTCGACACCTCGAACGACGGGCTCGAGCTCAACCGGTACCTGGATGAGTGGCTCGGCGCACTGCTCGAGCATGACCGCGAACACCACTCCGATCTCGTCCACACGCTCACGCTGTACCTGGACTCCGGCGGCAACTACGACCGTGCGGCGGATGCGCTGACCATCCACCGCAGCACCCTCCGCTACCGGCTCGGGCGCATCCGCGAGTTGAGTGGTCGCGACCTCACCGACCCGGAGAACCGGCTCAACCTCCACATCGCCGTGCGCGTCCAGGCGGCTCTGCGGGGCGGCCTGCGCTGA
- a CDS encoding MFS transporter → MNPNPSAAAGSHPDRRAQVGVILAGSVPNLVQWFNLYLYATFAPYFRTEFFDPDSPDSLIYVYGLFALTFVVRPLGSWLFGRLADTRGRQRALVAAVTMMSAGSVALALAPTERAVGAWAAVILVVVSLLQGIATGGEYAAATVLLSESGTRGHRGFFASFQATTIVGGLVLAQACLLALLLISDREGIPEWGWRVAFVAGGVAGLASLLWRADSSAADPVPAPPHIFFSPPP, encoded by the coding sequence GTGAATCCCAACCCGTCGGCCGCAGCCGGGTCGCATCCGGATCGTCGCGCTCAGGTGGGGGTCATCCTGGCGGGTTCGGTGCCCAATCTCGTGCAGTGGTTCAACCTGTACCTCTACGCCACTTTCGCTCCGTACTTCCGGACCGAGTTCTTCGATCCCGACTCGCCCGATTCGCTGATCTACGTCTACGGGCTCTTCGCTCTGACGTTCGTGGTTCGCCCGCTCGGCTCCTGGCTCTTCGGCCGACTCGCCGACACGCGAGGCAGGCAACGGGCACTCGTTGCGGCGGTCACGATGATGTCGGCCGGATCCGTTGCTCTCGCGCTTGCCCCGACCGAGCGCGCGGTCGGGGCGTGGGCGGCCGTGATCCTCGTGGTCGTGAGCCTGCTCCAGGGCATCGCCACCGGGGGTGAGTACGCGGCCGCCACGGTGTTGTTGTCGGAGTCGGGCACGCGGGGCCACCGCGGATTCTTCGCCTCGTTCCAGGCCACCACGATCGTCGGTGGTCTCGTGCTCGCTCAGGCCTGCCTCCTGGCGCTGCTGCTGATCAGCGATCGAGAGGGGATTCCGGAGTGGGGCTGGCGGGTCGCGTTCGTGGCCGGTGGGGTGGCCGGGCTTGCGTCGCTGTTGTGGCGCGCGGATTCAAGCGCGGCGGATCCGGTGCCGGCACCGCCTCATATTTTCTTTTCGCCGCCGCCCTGA
- a CDS encoding nucleotide exchange factor GrpE, with product MADPEGTDTDVDTDAGAASAPPVAPDDPDLRLADLEDRWRRAVADLDNLRKRAAREIEFVRDSERAQAASVFLPVVDGLEDAVTYARGQSAGLAEGMQAIREQAVAALERLGYPRIDGVGVPFDPRIHEVVSVVGRGDRPPRTVVDVARLGFGTPDRLLRAAEVVVTSAEE from the coding sequence ATGGCCGACCCGGAGGGCACCGACACCGACGTCGACACCGACGCGGGTGCCGCGTCAGCCCCGCCCGTCGCGCCCGACGATCCGGACCTTCGTCTCGCCGATCTCGAGGACCGCTGGCGCCGTGCGGTCGCCGACCTCGACAACCTGAGAAAGCGGGCGGCTCGGGAGATCGAATTCGTCCGCGACTCCGAGCGTGCCCAGGCCGCATCCGTCTTCCTCCCCGTCGTCGACGGGCTCGAGGATGCGGTCACCTACGCCCGAGGGCAGAGCGCCGGCCTGGCCGAAGGCATGCAGGCGATCCGGGAACAGGCCGTCGCCGCGCTCGAGCGCCTCGGTTACCCCCGCATCGACGGGGTCGGGGTGCCCTTCGACCCGCGCATCCACGAGGTCGTGTCGGTGGTCGGCCGGGGCGACCGGCCGCCGCGAACGGTCGTGGACGTCGCCCGGCTCGGGTTCGGAACCCCGGATCGGCTGCTGCGGGCCGCCGAAGTCGTCGTCACCTCAGCCGAGGAGTGA